A region from the Flavobacteriales bacterium genome encodes:
- a CDS encoding DUF4197 domain-containing protein translates to MKLNITIAVALLLVFAGCSTQDLTKVLEAAGQTTTGTDPLTNAEVINGLREALRTGTERSVQLTSAADGFWNNTRIRVPFPAEALKVKTTLEDIGMRKPVEDFERTLNKAAEEATKEAVPVFVDAITSMSISDGFAILNGGEQAATTFLKEKTTAALMAKFKPVVAKATQKVALTNYWKPLASAYNTAGLLTGAKAVDPDLDQYVTQKAIDGLFVMLADEEKKIRKDPLARTTDLLRRVFGQQ, encoded by the coding sequence ATGAAGCTCAACATCACCATTGCAGTAGCCCTGCTCCTAGTGTTCGCGGGGTGCAGTACCCAAGACCTAACGAAAGTCCTGGAAGCCGCCGGACAAACCACCACCGGCACGGATCCGCTTACCAACGCCGAAGTGATCAACGGGTTGCGGGAAGCCTTGCGCACTGGTACTGAACGCTCGGTCCAACTCACATCGGCCGCTGACGGCTTCTGGAACAATACCCGTATCCGAGTGCCCTTTCCTGCGGAGGCCCTGAAGGTTAAAACAACCTTGGAGGACATCGGCATGAGGAAGCCGGTGGAGGACTTCGAGCGCACGCTGAACAAGGCTGCCGAAGAAGCCACCAAAGAGGCGGTACCCGTCTTCGTGGATGCCATCACGAGCATGAGCATCAGCGACGGCTTTGCCATCCTGAACGGGGGCGAACAGGCGGCCACCACCTTCCTGAAAGAGAAAACCACGGCAGCGCTGATGGCGAAGTTCAAGCCCGTGGTCGCGAAGGCGACGCAGAAAGTGGCGCTGACGAACTACTGGAAGCCACTGGCCAGCGCGTACAACACCGCTGGTCTGCTTACCGGGGCCAAAGCGGTCGATCCGGACCTGGACCAATACGTGACGCAGAAAGCCATCGACGGCCTTTTCGTGATGCTGGCCGATGAAGAGAAAAAGATCCGCAAGGATCCACTGGCCCGCACAACGGACCTGCTCCGCCGGGTGTTCGGTCAGCAGTGA
- a CDS encoding acyl-CoA thioesterase, translating into MRTAIQIRFGDVDMAHHVHNAAYLHYFELARMALLSAFISKDHDWRKQGLILARNEMDYRKPVHLSDRIEVDCWCSDLGNKSFTLSYAVERIARAGRERCADGKSVLVCMDYDAGTTIGLPLAWRAALEQHRTPTA; encoded by the coding sequence ATGCGCACCGCCATCCAGATCAGGTTCGGCGACGTGGACATGGCCCACCATGTGCACAATGCGGCGTACCTCCACTATTTCGAATTGGCGCGCATGGCGCTGCTCTCGGCCTTCATCAGCAAAGACCATGACTGGCGCAAGCAAGGGCTCATCCTGGCGCGCAACGAAATGGACTACCGCAAGCCTGTCCATCTCTCGGACCGCATCGAGGTGGACTGTTGGTGCAGCGACCTTGGCAACAAGAGCTTCACCCTGAGCTATGCGGTCGAACGGATCGCCCGCGCCGGACGTGAGCGATGCGCCGACGGTAAAAGCGTTCTGGTGTGCATGGACTACGACGCCGGAACTACGATCGGCCTGCCGCTAGCTTGGCGGGCGGCACTCGAACAACATCGAACGCCCACCGCATGA
- a CDS encoding nucleoside phosphorylase: MRPITLTEPGTPLAPSELILNPDGSVYHIALKPEQLGDLVLVVGDPGRVALISKRFDRVEHQGQNREFVAHTGTLRGKRITALATGIGTDNIDIVLTELDALVNIDLQERTPRKQQRSLTIVRMGTCGSLQEHIPVDNFIVSHSGLGLDNVLHYYAHENDDLEHRLLHAILRHCEWPDNLPIPYLAMGHAPLVQRLGEDNHVGITATSGGFYGPQGRQVRAVPSVEGLNEAFTAFRSEVDGAMDLRITNYEMETSALYGLAGLLGHRAATVCTVVANRLRGEYSKDHHSAVERMIDQVLERLA, encoded by the coding sequence ATGCGCCCCATCACCCTAACCGAGCCCGGCACACCACTCGCACCCAGCGAGCTCATCCTGAACCCGGACGGCAGCGTTTACCATATTGCCCTGAAGCCCGAACAATTGGGCGACCTGGTCCTGGTCGTGGGCGACCCCGGGCGTGTCGCGCTCATCAGCAAGCGTTTCGACCGCGTGGAACACCAGGGGCAGAACCGCGAGTTCGTGGCACACACCGGTACGCTCCGTGGGAAACGCATAACGGCGCTGGCCACAGGTATCGGTACCGACAATATCGATATCGTGCTCACGGAACTGGATGCGTTGGTGAACATCGACCTGCAGGAACGCACACCGCGCAAACAGCAGCGATCGCTCACCATTGTCCGGATGGGTACTTGCGGCTCGTTACAGGAGCATATCCCGGTGGACAATTTCATCGTCAGCCACAGCGGTCTGGGCCTGGACAATGTGCTGCATTACTATGCCCACGAAAACGACGATCTCGAACACCGGTTGTTGCACGCCATCCTCCGCCATTGCGAGTGGCCCGACAACCTGCCTATCCCATACCTCGCCATGGGCCACGCACCACTGGTGCAACGGCTCGGCGAAGACAACCACGTGGGCATAACTGCGACTTCCGGCGGCTTCTATGGCCCACAGGGACGGCAAGTACGCGCGGTCCCCAGCGTTGAAGGATTGAACGAGGCCTTCACCGCCTTCCGCAGTGAAGTGGACGGTGCGATGGACCTCCGCATCACCAACTATGAGATGGAGACCAGCGCGCTCTACGGTCTGGCAGGATTGCTTGGGCACCGGGCGGCCACCGTCTGCACCGTGGTCGCCAACCGCCTGCGCGGCGAATACAGCAAAGACCACCATTCCGCCGTTGAACGGATGATCGACCAGGTGTTGGAGCGCTTGGCGTAG
- a CDS encoding DUF1987 domain-containing protein, whose translation MSSSTLHIERTETSPQVDIDLKHGVLEFIGRSLPANSEAFYTRVHHWLDDYLRAPQPSTVVNMKMDYLDTSSSKHIYNILERLNGASERGLQVNVNWHFEAGDDGMEETGKDYQSCFRMDFNLVEVEELF comes from the coding sequence ATGTCCAGCAGCACCTTGCACATTGAGCGCACCGAGACCAGTCCTCAAGTGGACATCGACCTGAAGCACGGGGTGCTTGAGTTCATAGGCCGCAGCTTGCCTGCGAACAGCGAGGCGTTCTACACGCGTGTGCACCACTGGCTGGACGATTACCTGCGCGCCCCTCAGCCGAGCACCGTGGTCAACATGAAGATGGACTATCTCGACACCAGTTCGAGCAAACACATCTACAACATCCTGGAGCGGCTCAACGGAGCCAGTGAACGCGGCTTACAGGTGAACGTGAACTGGCACTTCGAGGCCGGTGATGACGGTATGGAAGAGACCGGCAAGGACTACCAGAGCTGTTTCCGCATGGACTTCAACCTGGTGGAGGTGGAAGAGCTGTTCTGA
- a CDS encoding polysaccharide biosynthesis protein encodes MVGKRYIPRWAILVIDLVMCAAALLGAYQLRFNFNVPAREYDLLWPVLPVFMLVRITSLWGARIHMGLVKHTSTEDAKRIFLTVLIGSLVMGAMGVARYFLLDGVYFLPTSVLIIDFMGTAMLLITARIAWKLLYLRAKGSGKDEVRVVLYGAGAAGLITKRALERDGARKHVVEAFVDDDIRRSGQRLEGVAIEHTSKLPSLLADGDIDQVIITVQKPDAENRRKVVDAAMAAKTHVLSVPPVTDWIGGQLSSGQIREVRIEDLLGRAPINLDDAVVREHFAGKRVLVTGAAGSIGSEIARQVIALGATHTTLVDTAESALYDVQMELVGRSAKGFSPVIGDVRDARAMEALLAAAEPDVVFHAAAYKHVPLMEEQPDQAARTNVMGTTIMAELCGRAGVGTFVLISSDKAVNPTSVMGASKRTAEIAVQGIAQRNPGTVFITTRFGNVLGSNGSVIPLFRKQIAQGGPVTVTDPEVTRFFMTIPEACRLVLEAATMGKGGEIYVFDMGQPVRIADLADKMIRLSGKEPGRDIEVVYTGLRPGEKRFEELLATDENTQPTHHPRILIGRTRATDPGTAQGLLDALAGAAERNDGEACVRLMKQLVPEYKSEHSPHALFDRHPSQT; translated from the coding sequence ATGGTCGGCAAGCGCTATATCCCCCGTTGGGCCATCCTGGTCATCGACCTGGTGATGTGCGCGGCAGCGCTGCTGGGCGCCTACCAACTCCGGTTCAACTTCAACGTACCAGCGCGCGAGTACGACCTATTGTGGCCGGTGCTGCCGGTTTTCATGTTGGTCCGCATCACATCGCTTTGGGGTGCCCGGATCCACATGGGATTGGTGAAGCACACCAGCACCGAGGACGCGAAGCGCATTTTCCTCACGGTGCTGATAGGCTCCCTGGTGATGGGCGCCATGGGCGTGGCGCGCTACTTCCTGCTCGACGGGGTGTATTTCCTTCCCACTTCCGTCCTCATCATTGACTTCATGGGCACGGCCATGTTGCTCATTACGGCGCGCATAGCCTGGAAACTGCTTTACCTCCGTGCCAAAGGCAGCGGCAAGGACGAGGTGCGGGTGGTGCTCTACGGGGCCGGTGCTGCCGGGCTCATCACCAAGCGCGCCTTGGAGCGTGATGGTGCACGCAAGCACGTCGTGGAGGCTTTTGTTGATGACGACATCCGCAGATCAGGACAACGGCTGGAAGGAGTGGCCATCGAGCACACCTCCAAACTTCCTTCACTTCTGGCCGATGGCGATATCGACCAGGTGATCATCACCGTTCAAAAGCCGGACGCGGAGAACCGACGCAAAGTGGTGGATGCCGCCATGGCCGCCAAGACGCATGTGCTCAGCGTACCACCGGTCACGGATTGGATCGGCGGTCAGCTCAGCAGCGGACAGATCCGCGAAGTGCGCATCGAAGATCTCCTGGGACGTGCTCCGATCAATCTGGACGATGCTGTGGTGCGCGAACACTTCGCCGGGAAGCGGGTCTTGGTGACCGGTGCCGCTGGGAGCATCGGGAGCGAGATCGCCAGGCAGGTCATTGCTCTGGGCGCCACTCACACCACGCTGGTGGACACGGCTGAGAGCGCCCTCTACGACGTTCAAATGGAACTGGTCGGCCGGAGTGCGAAGGGCTTCTCACCGGTGATCGGCGATGTGCGGGATGCACGTGCCATGGAAGCGCTGCTGGCAGCTGCTGAGCCCGACGTCGTATTCCACGCGGCGGCCTACAAACATGTGCCGCTCATGGAGGAACAGCCCGACCAAGCCGCGCGGACCAACGTAATGGGCACCACCATCATGGCCGAACTGTGCGGCCGCGCGGGTGTGGGCACCTTCGTGCTGATCAGCTCCGACAAGGCCGTGAACCCGACCAGCGTGATGGGCGCCAGCAAACGGACCGCGGAGATCGCCGTGCAGGGCATTGCCCAACGGAACCCGGGCACCGTGTTCATCACCACCCGGTTCGGCAACGTGCTGGGCAGCAACGGCAGCGTGATCCCGCTGTTCCGCAAGCAGATCGCCCAAGGAGGACCGGTTACGGTAACCGACCCTGAGGTGACGCGGTTCTTCATGACGATCCCCGAGGCGTGCAGGCTGGTGCTGGAAGCCGCCACCATGGGAAAGGGCGGCGAGATCTACGTCTTCGACATGGGGCAGCCGGTGCGCATAGCCGACCTTGCCGACAAGATGATCAGACTGAGCGGCAAGGAACCCGGAAGGGACATCGAAGTGGTGTACACCGGTCTGCGCCCAGGCGAAAAGCGCTTCGAGGAACTGCTCGCCACCGACGAGAACACGCAGCCCACCCATCATCCGCGCATCCTCATCGGCCGAACGCGCGCCACGGACCCCGGCACCGCGCAGGGACTGCTCGATGCCCTTGCCGGTGCGGCCGAACGGAACGACGGCGAAGCCTGCGTGCGCCTGATGAAACAACTGGTACCCGAATACAAGAGCGAACACTCGCCGCACGCGCTGTTCGACCGACACCCATCACAGACATGA
- a CDS encoding lactoylglutathione lyase, giving the protein MQAEFILYVADQARSRDFYRTVLATEPTLDVPGMTEFDLGGCKLGLMPEAGIARIITPALPHPSRSQGVPRCELYLLVANAEEFIGRFQAADAIEVSSLLARDWGHRVAYFADPDGHVLAIAEPIAQP; this is encoded by the coding sequence ATGCAAGCCGAGTTCATCCTCTACGTTGCCGACCAAGCCCGCAGCCGCGACTTCTACCGGACCGTGCTGGCCACGGAGCCAACGCTCGATGTGCCCGGCATGACGGAGTTCGATCTGGGCGGCTGCAAACTTGGACTGATGCCCGAAGCCGGTATCGCGCGCATCATCACACCTGCGCTGCCACATCCAAGCCGATCCCAGGGCGTTCCGCGGTGTGAACTCTACTTGCTCGTGGCGAACGCTGAAGAGTTCATTGGGCGGTTCCAAGCCGCCGATGCCATCGAGGTCTCTTCTCTTCTGGCTAGGGACTGGGGGCACCGCGTGGCCTACTTCGCCGATCCGGACGGTCACGTGCTGGCCATTGCCGAACCCATCGCTCAACCATGA
- a CDS encoding T9SS type A sorting domain-containing protein, with protein sequence MTHHTSLIIASLAISACVLTPLAAQAQCTATDNLTTLYAETNGLDGAMFDIVASSAITIECFDANFDAGTMGVDIWYKMGTHVGFESDSTAWTFVGAVDGITSAGPDNPTIIPIDVDVNIPAGATYAFYISNLNTTDPNVKYTDGTTLGATLASDANLQVLEGSGVFMQFGTTFFSPRQFNGTVHYSVGGVGLVERTANNVAVFPTNTSDVLNIVYASVSGLVDATAVDATGRAVLVQRINGSGTSVLDVSSLSAGAYTLILNGATSSVHRFVKH encoded by the coding sequence ATGACCCATCACACCTCCCTGATAATTGCAAGCCTTGCGATCAGCGCCTGTGTGCTCACCCCATTGGCCGCACAAGCGCAGTGCACCGCTACGGACAACCTGACGACGCTCTATGCCGAGACCAATGGCCTGGACGGTGCCATGTTCGACATCGTGGCCTCATCGGCCATCACCATCGAGTGCTTCGATGCCAACTTCGATGCAGGCACCATGGGCGTCGATATCTGGTACAAGATGGGTACGCATGTCGGCTTCGAAAGCGATAGCACGGCATGGACCTTCGTGGGCGCCGTTGACGGCATCACTTCCGCCGGACCCGACAATCCGACCATTATCCCGATCGACGTGGACGTGAACATCCCGGCTGGTGCCACCTATGCCTTCTACATCTCGAACCTGAACACCACCGACCCCAACGTCAAATACACCGACGGCACCACCTTGGGCGCCACACTTGCCTCGGATGCCAACCTTCAAGTGCTGGAAGGTTCGGGCGTGTTCATGCAGTTCGGAACAACGTTCTTCTCGCCCCGCCAATTCAACGGCACGGTGCACTACAGCGTGGGCGGCGTGGGGCTTGTGGAGCGCACAGCCAACAACGTGGCGGTGTTCCCCACCAACACCTCCGACGTTCTGAACATCGTTTACGCGTCAGTTTCCGGGCTGGTGGATGCCACCGCAGTGGATGCGACCGGTCGCGCAGTGCTCGTGCAACGCATCAATGGATCGGGCACGAGCGTTCTCGACGTTTCATCGTTGAGCGCCGGTGCGTACACGCTCATCCTGAACGGGGCCACCAGCTCGGTGCACCGCTTCGTGAAACATTGA
- a CDS encoding DUF4846 domain-containing protein yields the protein MAGPSSGSPPVVDAAGPAADTGATIAIRFPEPTGFQRTSYEATTFGSYLRQLPLKPPGTAVLLYNGDLKWNQRAHAAVVDMSVGTKDLQQCADATMRLRAEYLFASGKQDDIAFNFTSGFRAEWKRWRAGERIKVNGNKCSWTYGGEADASHEQLLKFLTMVFTYAGTLSLDRELVNPPTSGPEIGDVFIQGGSPGHAVIVVDEVEDGSGRKAFLLAQSYMPAQVIHVLLNQKHPELGAWFIFDGDDKLYTPEWTFEWGDRKRWP from the coding sequence ATGGCCGGACCCTCAAGTGGCAGCCCGCCTGTTGTGGATGCGGCCGGACCCGCAGCGGATACGGGCGCGACCATTGCCATCCGCTTTCCTGAGCCGACCGGTTTCCAAAGGACCAGCTACGAGGCCACCACGTTCGGCTCTTACCTGCGCCAGCTACCATTGAAACCACCAGGCACGGCCGTGCTCCTGTACAACGGCGATCTGAAGTGGAACCAGCGTGCACATGCCGCAGTGGTGGACATGAGCGTCGGTACGAAGGACTTGCAACAGTGCGCTGATGCGACAATGCGACTGCGCGCCGAGTACCTCTTCGCCTCTGGAAAGCAGGACGATATCGCGTTCAACTTCACCAGTGGTTTCCGCGCTGAATGGAAACGTTGGCGTGCTGGCGAACGCATCAAGGTGAACGGGAACAAATGCTCCTGGACTTACGGGGGCGAAGCCGATGCATCGCACGAGCAGTTGCTCAAGTTCTTGACGATGGTCTTCACCTATGCCGGAACGCTATCGCTGGACCGCGAGCTCGTGAACCCGCCCACCTCCGGACCGGAGATCGGTGATGTGTTCATTCAAGGTGGAAGCCCGGGCCACGCTGTGATCGTGGTGGACGAAGTGGAAGATGGGAGCGGCCGGAAGGCCTTCTTACTGGCCCAGAGCTACATGCCCGCGCAAGTGATCCACGTATTGCTGAACCAAAAGCACCCTGAGCTCGGTGCCTGGTTCATTTTTGATGGTGACGACAAGCTGTACACCCCGGAGTGGACCTTCGAATGGGGCGACAGGAAGCGGTGGCCGTGA
- a CDS encoding transglutaminase family protein encodes MEIGGKVIPALERAWETDELGDLSRTRIEDLLHVIHLGTVRKGLEAWAQAGGNDLLEGAMLVARYRYPELEEHRIKSKLAAIRQDIWLELNDNLTAFEKVRVFNHILFQVHGFKGNKHNYHAPQNSFINDVLESRKGNPLSLAIIYQVLAEDLDLPLRGVNLPNHFVLAFLGGHDAAAVDERNVLFYVNAFSQGDILGRSEIDEFLEKIKVPPQPSFYQPCTNVDIIRRVLNNLANSYAKQGDPDRASDLEQLRTALGRMG; translated from the coding sequence ATGGAGATCGGCGGGAAGGTGATCCCCGCGCTGGAGCGGGCCTGGGAAACCGACGAGCTCGGAGACCTGAGCCGAACACGTATTGAAGACCTCCTGCACGTGATCCATTTGGGCACCGTGCGCAAAGGGTTGGAGGCATGGGCCCAGGCCGGTGGCAACGACCTGCTCGAAGGCGCCATGCTGGTCGCGCGCTACCGCTATCCTGAACTGGAAGAGCACCGCATCAAAAGCAAGTTGGCCGCCATCCGTCAGGACATCTGGTTGGAACTGAACGACAACCTCACCGCCTTCGAAAAGGTCCGCGTGTTCAACCACATCCTCTTCCAAGTGCACGGGTTCAAGGGGAACAAACACAACTACCATGCGCCGCAGAACAGCTTCATCAACGATGTACTGGAAAGCCGCAAGGGCAACCCCCTCAGCCTGGCGATCATTTACCAAGTGCTTGCCGAAGACCTGGACCTGCCGTTGCGCGGCGTGAACTTGCCGAACCACTTCGTGCTGGCCTTCCTGGGTGGGCACGATGCTGCCGCAGTCGACGAACGCAACGTGCTCTTTTATGTGAACGCCTTCAGCCAAGGCGACATTCTCGGCCGGAGCGAGATCGATGAATTCCTGGAGAAGATCAAAGTGCCGCCCCAGCCTTCCTTCTACCAGCCCTGCACCAATGTGGATATCATCCGGCGCGTGCTGAACAACCTGGCCAATAGCTACGCCAAGCAGGGCGACCCGGATCGTGCATCCGACCTGGAACAATTAAGAACGGCATTGGGGCGGATGGGGTGA
- a CDS encoding DHCW motif cupin fold protein, which produces MKIPFETIDWSQLPATTVNGTTGKATMRIVQHEGLRMRMVEYSANYLADHWCQLGHLVFVLEGELINEHADGTVNVLKPGMSYHVSDGLSSHRSRTNGPVKLIVVDGEFLS; this is translated from the coding sequence ATGAAGATCCCCTTCGAGACCATCGACTGGTCGCAGCTGCCGGCCACCACCGTGAACGGCACGACCGGTAAGGCCACCATGCGCATCGTCCAGCACGAAGGCCTGCGCATGCGCATGGTCGAGTATTCAGCCAACTACCTCGCCGACCATTGGTGCCAGTTGGGGCATCTGGTCTTCGTGCTCGAAGGCGAATTGATCAATGAGCACGCGGATGGAACGGTGAACGTGCTGAAGCCCGGCATGTCCTACCACGTGAGCGATGGGCTCAGTTCGCACCGCTCGAGGACGAACGGGCCAGTGAAGCTGATCGTGGTGGATGGGGAGTTCTTGAGTTGA
- a CDS encoding iron-containing alcohol dehydrogenase: MQLFRNFKSVTKTCYGRGSFGKLAEILGPHRKTGKGFVVFLVDHYFEGKADFLARIPKQEGDELVFCSTKKEPSTEQIDGLRDDILARRGLPAGVVGIGGGNVMDVAKALSLMFTNEGSSVQYQGLNLIKKPGIYHCGVPTISGTGAEVSMTAVLTGPVKKLGLKCDWTVFDQIVLDPDLIATVPTDQWFYTGMDTYIHSVEAITGTKKNTFAEAYSEKALDLCREVYLKRERSDPKSDELLMVASYMGGLSLTYSEVGVCHALSYGLGKVLEMHHCFANCVAFNQLEDVYGAYVQEFKHMVKERGVNIPANLAKDWDETTLDAMAEVAYNLPHMWDHAFGPDWQQVLDRARIKGWYRRM, from the coding sequence ATGCAACTCTTCCGCAATTTCAAGTCCGTCACCAAGACCTGCTACGGCCGCGGCAGCTTCGGCAAGCTGGCCGAGATCCTCGGTCCGCACCGAAAAACGGGCAAGGGGTTCGTGGTCTTCCTGGTGGACCACTACTTCGAGGGCAAGGCCGATTTCCTCGCGCGCATCCCCAAGCAAGAAGGGGACGAGTTGGTCTTCTGCAGCACGAAAAAGGAACCGAGCACCGAGCAGATCGATGGCCTGCGCGACGACATCCTGGCGCGCCGCGGGCTGCCCGCCGGCGTGGTGGGCATCGGCGGTGGCAACGTGATGGACGTGGCGAAGGCGCTCAGCCTCATGTTCACCAACGAAGGAAGCAGCGTGCAGTACCAGGGCCTCAACCTGATCAAGAAGCCCGGCATCTACCACTGCGGGGTGCCCACCATCAGCGGCACCGGCGCGGAGGTGAGCATGACCGCCGTGCTCACCGGACCCGTGAAGAAGCTCGGCCTCAAGTGCGACTGGACCGTCTTCGACCAGATCGTCCTCGACCCTGATCTGATCGCCACTGTGCCCACCGACCAATGGTTCTATACCGGTATGGACACTTACATCCACAGCGTGGAGGCCATCACCGGCACCAAGAAGAACACTTTTGCCGAGGCCTATAGCGAGAAGGCGCTCGACCTATGCCGCGAGGTGTACCTGAAGCGTGAACGCAGCGACCCCAAGAGCGACGAGCTGCTGATGGTGGCCAGCTACATGGGCGGCCTCAGCCTCACCTACAGTGAGGTGGGCGTGTGCCACGCGCTGAGCTACGGATTGGGCAAGGTGCTGGAGATGCACCACTGCTTCGCGAACTGCGTGGCCTTCAACCAGCTGGAGGACGTGTACGGCGCGTACGTGCAGGAGTTCAAGCACATGGTGAAGGAGCGCGGCGTGAACATCCCCGCCAACCTCGCCAAGGACTGGGACGAGACCACCCTTGATGCCATGGCCGAGGTGGCCTACAACCTGCCTCACATGTGGGACCATGCCTTCGGCCCCGACTGGCAGCAGGTACTGGACCGCGCGCGGATCAAGGGGTGGTACAGGAGGATGTGA
- a CDS encoding glycosyltransferase family 4 protein — translation MPRILFVAAHRPGRSPSQRYRMEQFVPYWNAHGWQHEHAWLIEAEDDTWFYKRGHLLKKALFFLRSWRKRVGQAKRFKEFDIVFVQREAFMTGSTRFERAIKRSGARFIFDFDDAIWRMDVSDGNRYLRWLKKPSKTAELIAMADHVIAGNAYLADYARNLNSAVSLIPTVIDTELYRPRPKEAGGPVVIGWTGSTTSVAHLRQALPALREVQKKYGERVRFRIISDGIFRDDGLRVENIRWTSASEVDDLQPIDIGLMPLPHTEWSKGKCGFKGLQYMALGKAVVLDEIGVNGTIVQDGFNGLLAFHHDDWVRQISRLVDDAELRHRLGAEARHTVEDRYSVLAWRDRYLEIFGKVLAAPR, via the coding sequence ATGCCCCGCATCCTGTTCGTCGCCGCGCACCGGCCCGGTCGCTCGCCCAGCCAGCGTTACCGCATGGAGCAGTTCGTTCCTTACTGGAACGCCCATGGCTGGCAGCATGAGCATGCCTGGCTCATCGAAGCAGAGGACGACACCTGGTTCTACAAGCGCGGCCACTTGCTCAAGAAGGCTTTGTTCTTCCTGCGCAGTTGGCGCAAGCGGGTCGGCCAGGCCAAGCGCTTCAAGGAGTTCGATATCGTTTTCGTGCAGCGGGAGGCCTTCATGACCGGAAGCACCCGGTTCGAGCGTGCCATCAAGAGGAGCGGGGCGAGGTTCATTTTTGATTTCGATGACGCGATCTGGCGCATGGACGTGAGCGACGGCAACCGCTACCTGCGCTGGTTGAAGAAGCCTTCCAAGACCGCCGAGCTGATCGCCATGGCCGACCATGTCATAGCGGGGAACGCTTACCTGGCGGACTATGCGCGAAACCTCAACAGCGCTGTCTCACTGATCCCAACGGTGATCGACACGGAACTCTACCGGCCCCGCCCCAAGGAGGCCGGTGGACCGGTGGTGATCGGTTGGACGGGTAGTACCACCAGCGTCGCCCATCTGAGGCAAGCCCTGCCGGCTTTGCGCGAGGTGCAGAAGAAGTACGGCGAGCGGGTGCGCTTCCGCATCATCAGCGATGGCATCTTCCGGGACGATGGTCTCCGAGTGGAGAACATCCGATGGACCAGCGCCAGCGAAGTGGACGATCTGCAACCCATCGATATCGGCCTCATGCCCCTGCCGCACACCGAATGGAGCAAGGGCAAGTGCGGGTTCAAGGGATTGCAGTACATGGCCTTGGGCAAGGCCGTTGTACTGGACGAAATCGGTGTGAACGGCACCATCGTACAGGACGGTTTCAACGGATTGCTGGCTTTCCATCACGACGATTGGGTGCGCCAGATATCGAGACTGGTCGATGACGCTGAACTCAGGCACCGATTGGGCGCCGAAGCCAGACACACCGTGGAAGACCGGTACAGCGTGCTGGCCTGGCGAGACCGGTACTTGGAGATCTTTGGAAAAGTGCTCGCCGCCCCTCGTTAG
- a CDS encoding DinB family protein: MEHSHLIDQLAGHAPLFARLFGCTHRTEHLHRAAPDKWCLLEAACHLRDEEKEDFRARVKHVLETPDQPMPKIDPQAWITERKYLEQDYTAVLNDFLAERGKSVAWLRGLHEPAWKNFYLHPKVGPITAEFLLANWVAHDLHHIRQVNAMRYAYLKASCGVGLDYAGQW; encoded by the coding sequence ATGGAGCACTCTCATCTGATCGACCAGCTCGCAGGCCATGCCCCGCTGTTCGCACGTCTTTTCGGTTGCACTCACCGAACGGAACACCTTCACCGCGCCGCACCTGACAAGTGGTGCTTGCTGGAAGCCGCTTGCCACCTTCGGGATGAGGAAAAGGAGGACTTCCGCGCACGCGTGAAGCACGTGCTCGAAACACCGGACCAACCCATGCCGAAGATCGACCCTCAGGCATGGATCACTGAGCGGAAGTACCTGGAACAGGACTACACCGCGGTGCTCAACGACTTCCTTGCGGAGCGCGGGAAGTCGGTGGCCTGGCTTCGCGGCTTGCACGAACCCGCTTGGAAGAACTTCTACTTGCATCCCAAGGTGGGACCGATCACTGCCGAGTTCCTGCTGGCCAATTGGGTGGCGCACGATCTTCACCACATCCGCCAGGTGAACGCCATGCGCTACGCCTACCTGAAGGCCAGCTGTGGCGTTGGCCTCGACTACGCCGGACAGTGGTGA